The Oncorhynchus clarkii lewisi isolate Uvic-CL-2024 chromosome 12, UVic_Ocla_1.0, whole genome shotgun sequence genome segment AGATAAAATAGAGTGCTTTTAAAGTGCTGATATCTTGATGCTTAACACACTGTGTGGAGTATTCCTCCTGGAATACATTAAGGCAATCATTTTATTACAGTAACATTTGGGGACTGCAGCATTACTTTCTCAAAGGCACTTCCTCAAGGGCACAGCCAGCTAGGTAGCTCTCTATGCCTTCCAGGCATTGTATTACCATAGTGACATCATGCAAATCTACACTATACTCCCAGCTCTAGCCTAAACGGTGCTttgtctttgtcccaaatggcatccaattccctatgtagtgcaatacttttgaccatggctccggtcaaaagtagtgcactgcatagggaatagagtgccattttggtCGTAGACATCATTCCACAGTAGGCTCCCAGGTACTGTTATAGCTACAGCTTAAATTGTGCTGTGTCTAACTCAGCGTGCCCTAAAATACTGCTACTCTGTTTCCTCCATTACCTTGTCATTAATGAGCAGCTCCACAGGGGTGTGCATGCCCTGCAGCAGAACTAGCTCATTGGGCTGCTCCGCCACAGCGTAGGAGAAAGGGGTGCCGATGCCCCCCTCGGCGGGTCTCAGCCAGAGGCACACGGTGAAGGCACGCAGCTCAGGGATGGGGTGCTGTACCACCGCGTACATATAGTTGGTACGTGTTGGGAAGGACAGCTTGTAGCCCTCGAGGTAGGTGTACTCTGAGAGTCCTGGGGTAAGGAGGTATGggtggagaaatagagagggagggaaagagtatTTGAGTATGAGGTAATTCGGTAGGGGGAATATTGAATAAACTTCTCTTATTAGGACTTTGTACTGTCTTTTGGGGGTTTATGCAATGGCTACATCACACATTTGACTTCCTTCCTGCCCCCAGGATATCTCATCTCTGTTCTATGATACTTCCActtggattttttttcttattcTGTGTCATAATGTGTTGAAGTCATCTTCATAGATTGATAATAAGTTACCTTTCAGGTAGATCATTTATGGTTCATTGTCCCCGACTTGTAACCTCCCCCACCATATCAATTAATGTCATTCAGGTATGAGTATCACTCATAACCATTGATCTTCTCTTACATCTAAccctctgcccctcctctctcaccctcctccagGCCAGCGATGCGGTGGTGTAGGGAGTTGATCCCCTGGTCAATCTCCTGCCTGTGTCTTTGGGATTCCTTTCGCAGggccttcctctccttctccaggaGTTCCAGCTTCCTCTCAAGCTCTCCCTCCAGATCCTCCATCCGTGGCCACTGCTCTGGTCCATCCCCTGTCCGGGCCTGCCCCACTAGCCCTGCCTCACCCCAACGATCAGGGGCCTCAGAGAGCCCACCACCACCTGCCCCTCTTGAAGTCACCGCAGTTGCTGCATCCGTGTGGTTGTGAGAGAGCGCCAGCGGTCCGATATCTGACTTCATGGGAgggagtgtgggagagagggagtgtgggagagagggagtgtgggagggaaggagtgtgggagggagggattcCAGTGCAGTGGAGGTATACAATTGATCAATTATGTCGTACAATAGTAAAATCATGCAAAATGTAGCCTACACAATTGCAAAGCAGGTGAAATATATTTACATGCGCGCCGCACACACAGCCTTGTTTCAGAGGAATATCATCTGCAGGCAGCAGGAGTGTGCAGCTGTCAACTGGTTTTAtcatggagcagctcacagaagaagGACATCGGTAGCCGGTAGGGTAGGACAGACGTTTCAACATATCTACTAGTAAATGCTAACTAAGGCAACAATGGGTATGTAAACCAGGTATTGAAAAAGTTTGGTACGAAGTCTTGGTTTTGTAGATTATTTGTGATGTGCAATGCAGTCATCATGAGCTGTTTGCATCGGGGGCATAGGCATGAGTGGGCCTGGGTGGACCCATCCCCTGGCCCAtcccacccaatcagattgagcaaaaacagaaaaataatacattattattacaaaaaacacagttccactcaccagatgatgatcatttgaaagaaccctttcctgcagtcaatgaccaaaagcaccctcgttggcctcatgggtggaatgctaTTAATATTTGTCCTAATTTCATAATTaatgaagtttttttttttttttttttactacaatccggtgtttctatgtcaaacagctttgttatatttcagtcttctgtggtgTACATACAGTAAAGTGTAATATCGGGATGCAAACTAAACATtttatacatttcaactctatttctgacatggtacaggtttTTTATTTCATTTGTACGTTTTGACAATGTGTataggtgtatacttttgtttcaaagtagatttgtttgacTACCAAGAAtccctctgtgtgaccctgattaagcccactgcagtaaaaggctaACTTCTTGTTGAAAGTTATTCTTGAAAATGGAGAATCTCCCGTGTGGCGCATCGGTCAacggtactgcatctcagtgctagaggtgtcactacagaccttagttcgattccaggctctatcacaaccgGACATGATTAGGTGtgccatagggcggcacacaattggcccagcgttgtccgggttaggggctggccggggtaggctgtcatagtaaataagaatgtgaataagaactgacttgcctagttaaatcaaataaaacatttgcaACAACATCTTCTTCGATAACAGCTGCTGAAAATTAGTCTACAACAAAAGCTAGACTGTGTGAAAACTATTGCTTGCTATTGCGCGTTGGCCTGTGAGAAGAGAACGTTTTTTGTTAAAACGATCCCACCGATTACAAGTCAAAATGTGACtggttgattccactgtcactccaaaaTGTTGCCCTAATACAGTTGAATGGCGGATGCCTTCTATCTAGGTTCTGATggcctagccaatggctgactTAGCTAGCCCCAGAGATGACCAAAGAAAAATCCTGATTGAATATGTTTTTCTCTTCAGTGTTAACCCTTTCCTTTCCAACAAAAATTGAAGAGAAATAAATCAGAAcataattgaaaataataatacaaatttgaattattgttgttattattattttataaatccttTGCCCTTCTCTGAAGGTGTAGAAGGCCCCCATTGTTCTTCACTGTGTTTGGATTAGTAATAATTTGTAGAGTGGCTCTATTTGCCCTCAGCATGCATTTTTTTCACCATTCTGAACTCAACACTGGAAGCCAGTTCGGTTTTCAGAGCTGCACTCACACTGTTTAATGTGCTGTGATTAATGTGGGCCTTCGTGTTAGATAAGCACTCTAATCTCTGGAGTtcgttttattttttattatgcaTAATCAATTATGTGCAGCGAAAAACAGAAAAAAGTGCTgggaaaacaaataattaaaagtCCGCTCAGTCATTAGTCAGCTGAGAAAAAACACTACAACTGCAGCAAAACTAAGTGCAGTCAAATAGACACACAGACAATGCCACGTCTTATTTACAGTGAGGCACATGCTGTAAGTTACACacagagcagtggttctcaacatGAGGTACTAGTACCCGTGGAGGTACCTCACCTTTCCacatgtagtaaatgtgttatTCTTTGTTAAGATCAGTTCCAACGTGACTGGAGGTTCAGTGACCAAAgatggttgggaaccactgatacAGAGGTACACCACTGATACAGTATAACAGTAGTGTGCTAGGCAGAAGCTGCAAAAATAATATGATGGTCTCTGCTCTTGACAAATATAGGTAACTGGTCGGATGAATATTTTATGATATTTTCTCCAGAAGAAATGGTGTTGTACATCACATGTTGCTAGGCAGCTATAAAGCAGCTTCGTATtactctaccctcccctccctcctccacccctcctcttctcctcccctgggTTAGTCATAGTGGGAAGCAGAGGTGGCTGGAACAACACATTCTCCTGTGTCTGTAGATGTTTTGGGGTTTCCATTAATCAAACTGGCTAAATTTAACTTGAGTTGTGAAGCAGGTTGAGAAGACATTGTAATGGTGCAATAGCCACAAATGATACCAAAATATGTTAATAGATTTTGGTGAAGTAACTGATTGGTTCCTCAACATTGTTTTGAACTCTAATAAGCTATTGCTAAGACGAATATAATGCATCTAATCAATTTTAATGTAATGCATCTAATCAATTTTCAGGGACAATAAGTTAAAGACAttgatatacaggtaactgccaaaataaaggaaacacttgagtaaatgagggatataaAGTATATTGAATGCAGGtgattccacacaggtgtggatcctgagttaattaagcaattaacatcccatgcttagggtcatgcatAAAAATGCCCAGTGGTCCATTATTTGAAGTCcttgctatccgggatccttgggacttTGACATTAACCCCTTGAAGTTGAAATTTAAAATGGTTTAGGTCAGGGTTAAGTtcagggttaggtaagggttatggtaaagTTAGGGCTAtggtaaggttagggtttaggatagggacgtcccaaggattccgGATAGCACTAACCATTATTTTAACCATGTCTACAAAAatagatctcagtgactttgaaagatgGAGGCTCAAAGGAGCATACGaagtttaaagtgtgtgtgtgtgtgtgtgtgtgtgtgtgtgtgtggtgtgtgtgtgtgtgtgtgtgtgtgtgtgtgtgtgtgcgtgcgtgcgtgcgtgcgtgcgtgcgtgcgtgcgtgccatCAGATGTCAACCCTTtggaacacttatgggagattctggagcgtcCAACAGAGTTCTGGGCACTTGTATAATCTATGCCAAGACTCACTGGCAGCTTGCGGTGGTCCAACGCTTTATgatggtgtttcctttattttggcagttacctgtaggtgGTCATCTAACCTGTTCCTGATTTCTATTAACTGGAAATGGTCTCAATTAAACAGTAAAACCACGTAGCCACACCCACACGGACATACTGCCATCAGATACTTGAGTAGAAATTCAGAGTGAGTGCTATCGAGGTCTGCCAAGCACGAGAGGGTCAGAATTAGCCTATTCACTGCTTTATTTACAGATAAGATAACAGTTCGTTTAAAATAAAGATATGTGATAGTGGAATTCAACACCAACATACATGACACATGTTTCTCCCATTCCCCCTTACCTCCAGTTTCTCTATGCGGTCTTTCATCTGAACGATAGCCTGTTCCAGCTCGCCTACAGCCTGGGCGGTGAGCAGCTGTGCCACAGACGACGACGGAGCACTGTCCCGGACCATGAGCCGGCCCTCATCTACCCTCTTACCTCCCCAGAGCCCCGCGCTACTCTCCGGTACTCTACGCCCCTCTATCCCGCTCTCACACTCCGAAAGCTTGCCTGACAGATCCCTAATGGTCCGCTGGTCGGTGATAATCTGGTCCTTCTGCTGGAGAACTGTCTGTTTGAGTTCCTCTGCCGTGGTGCGGAGGTATCCCCAGTCCTCACCCGCGAACAGCGACGGGTCGTCGGCTTGTTGCTGAAAGTTTTTGGGGTTGCATTCTCCGGCGGGGACTGGGGTGCAGATAAGTCTGCTAACCTGCCTTGTTCCACCAATGCCGTCTGAGCCGCTGGGGACGTGGAAGAAAGTGGGCGCTTCTCCGTCCTGCGTTTCAGAACCATGGAGAGCGCCCAGTGGACCCGCTCGCGCCACGGAGCCCCCGGGGAAAGTCTGCTGCACTCCAGCGTCCGGAGACTGGGACTGGTTGTCTGCCACAGGCTGCTGCTGAGATTCGGCAGCGGAGCCGGTATGGACCGCGGCGATGATGCAGATGACTGCTCCAACGAAGGCCACCATCCCGGCGGCCAAGATGATAACGATGAACTTCAGGTTGGCGGCGTCAGAAATCAATAGTTATGAGAAAAACACATAGGATTTGTCTATCTAGTTCAACAACACTGAAAAAGCGCAGTCTGAGTCTAAAAAAAAATTGGCAGATCAAAAGATCCGTGAAGATATCACGAAAGACGCATCTTATGGCGTTGCTAGGCTATTAGTCAATACATAGGCTATGTTCCACTTCATTTAATAATTCGGCTATAATGAGTACAGCTACTTGATCCAACCGTTTCTATCTCATCCCTCTGTTCTTTGGCTTCAGTGTTGTTCGGCTTCTTTATCTCGTTATCACAAGGACAaccagagagagcgggagagagtgtgagagggagagagagagagagagagagaaagagagagagaaagagagagagagagagagatagaaagagagagagatagacaaccagagagagagagcgagaaagagagagcgagagagagcgcaacAGCATGCAAGTCAATATCAAGAGACGGGAACGGGAGATGGTAAGAATGATATGAGACGGTGTCTCGTGTCACACAAAATGTAGATCGAGATTACAATAATTCAACAGTTTGTGGTTTAATAACAATATAGTGATAAGCATTCGATTTGTTTGTGCTTTTCATATGCTGTGATCGCTTGATGGTATGTATTTATGGCGAGGAATGCATAACCTAAATAACAAAACAGGACAACCCGTGGTACTGTAGTATCCTAGGGAATCACGCTCGTACAGCGGGTTCTCATCGTTCTCGTCAGGGACGATAGCACACAATCTAGCGTGCGCCCCTATTAGTCAAATACAAGGTTCACGGGAGAAAGGAAGACTGATGGTGTTTGTGTTGTGAGCGTTGGTGCAGGATAACGAGAAAGCGTGATAAACCCTATCAACCCGATCATAACCATGAGATCATTCCTAGCACGACCGGGTCATTTTTAGAAAAGGCAATCTCAGCTAAACACAGCACATAGGtgcagagtgtatgtgtgtgtgtgtgtgtgtgtgtgtgtgtgtgtgtgtgtgtgtgtgtgtgtgtgtgtgtgtgtgtgtgtgtgtgtgtgtgtgtgtgtgagcgcgctCTCTCACATAAGTGACTGCAAACGGAGATTgtggtgagagaagagagaagaaaatgGCCTAGACTCGAAGTGCGCCAACACTAGGCTCTGGGTTCGCATAATAGAAGAATAGTAAAATAGGCTGACGTTGGCTCTTTCTCAGAGATCGAGGTTGAAGGTGAATTCAGATTAAAAAGAGTCAGAAAGGGGGATAAATTCtatggatttttattttattttttttattttacctttatttaaccaggcaagtcagttaagaacaaattcttattttcaatgacggcctgggaacagtgggttaactgcctgttcaggggcagaacgacagatttgtaccttgtcagctcgggggttttgaactcgcaaccttccggttactagtccaacgctctaaccactaggctaccctgccgatgACAGCCCAACAGTAACGGGGCATGAATCCGTTTTACATTTGATCATTTCCATTAATAGATCTCAAATATGAAGTATTCTAGGCTACAGATTATCCATTAACAAATACATAGTTTGCCTGAATCCAGTCCAGGAGAGTTCAGAGGGTTCATTGGATCACCACAGGTGATGCATGCAATGACAATATAAGCATACAGCTGTGGCATCACATTGCAGTATTTATTAAACCACATCACCATTTAGATTTGGATACAATCCCTTACGGCAAagcacatgatttcacatgtaaTGGATTTGAACTCACCAATTTGTTTTTTGAACACTTCATATATGACATTTCGAATATGAAAACATATGTGAAtatgtgacatttcacatgtgaatatgtgtttttggaacacttcatgtGACAACAAAAATGTGTCGTTATGATACACACAGTGCTTTTCACATACAgtgttttcaacttacatataagtcagtggtgtaaagtacttaagtaaaaatactttaaagtactacttaagtagttttttggggtatctgtactttactttactagtAGTatgtttgactacttttacttttactttactacattcctttGGAAAATAATCAGCTTTTTACTCCAAAGATTttctcgttacattttgaatgcttagcagtacaggaaaattcaaatatttttttgtagaaatgtcctctggtctgatgaaaaaagaaagaaaaagtttggccataatgaccatcgttatgtttggaggaaaaagggggaggcttgcaacctTCTGGACAGTCTTCGACCAGCCGCCCGAGGGTAGAGCAGCGGGTGTTTCACCTGAGGCAGGGGatgaggagcgcccaggagttcgcACTGGAATTTCGCACCTTGGCCGCCGGAGCgggatggagcgacagggccctcATCGACCACTACCATTGCAGCCTGCGCGAGGATGTATGttgggagttggcctgcagggatacCAATCTTatcttcgaccagctggtggacatgtccattcggctggataacctgctggtcacccACGGACGTCCAGAGAGGGCTCTGTCGATTCTATTTCTCAGCACCACCATTCCGGTGcctatggagctgggaggtgctgcgcACAGGAAGACCGGAGGAGGCGCTTTCACATGttccatctgtggccgcagaggtcacactgctggtcggtgccgtgTTGTCTCCTCTAGGgttc includes the following:
- the LOC139421046 gene encoding neuronal pentraxin-2-like isoform X1 — its product is MVAFVGAVICIIAAVHTGSAAESQQQPVADNQSQSPDAGVQQTFPGGSVARAGPLGALHGSETQDGEAPTFFHVPSGSDGIGGTRQVSRLICTPVPAGECNPKNFQQQADDPSLFAGEDWGYLRTTAEELKQTVLQQKDQIITDQRTIRDLSGKLSECESGIEGRRVPESSAGLWGGKRVDEGRLMVRDSAPSSSVAQLLTAQAVGELEQAIVQMKDRIEKLESDIGPLALSHNHTDAATAVTSRGAGGGGLSEAPDRWGEAGLVGQARTGDGPEQWPRMEDLEGELERKLELLEKERKALRKESQRHRQEIDQGINSLHHRIAGLEEGLSEYTYLEGYKLSFPTRTNYMYAVVQHPIPELRAFTVCLWLRPAEGGIGTPFSYAVAEQPNELVLLQGMHTPVELLINDKAAELPLNLSRGSWHHICVSWSQRGGAWQAYQGGKLRGEGQGLAAWHHIRPGGVLILGQEQDTLGGRFDSSQALVGELSQWNLWERVLTPSEVSSLAHCSQHGPQPKGNVAPWTNREVEVFGGAIKVPREPCAAKRINTSL
- the LOC139421046 gene encoding neuronal pentraxin-2-like isoform X2, giving the protein MVAFVGAVICIIAAVHTGSAAESQQQPVADNQSQSPDAGVQQTFPGGSVARAGPLGALHGSETQDGEAPTFFHVPSGSDGIGGTRQVSRLICTPVPAGECNPKNFQQQADDPSLFAGEDWGYLRTTAEELKQTVLQQKDQIITDQRTIRDLSGKLSECESGIEGRRVPESSAGLWGGKRVDEGRLMVRDSAPSSSVAQLLTAQAVGELEQAIVQMKDRIEKLESDIGPLALSHNHTDAATAGLVGQARTGDGPEQWPRMEDLEGELERKLELLEKERKALRKESQRHRQEIDQGINSLHHRIAGLEEGLSEYTYLEGYKLSFPTRTNYMYAVVQHPIPELRAFTVCLWLRPAEGGIGTPFSYAVAEQPNELVLLQGMHTPVELLINDKAAELPLNLSRGSWHHICVSWSQRGGAWQAYQGGKLRGEGQGLAAWHHIRPGGVLILGQEQDTLGGRFDSSQALVGELSQWNLWERVLTPSEVSSLAHCSQHGPQPKGNVAPWTNREVEVFGGAIKVPREPCAAKRINTSL